AGAGAAGGTCCCATCAATGTCGCCTGGAGGTGGGAGTGAGCATTACCATCGTGCCATGCCTGTTCATGCCCGTATGCGCGGCTGGGGGGCATGAGCTTATCCAGTATCTCGGGAAGATCGCGCGCCAAGCCTGGCTCAAGCTCTATTGTTCCGATACAACCGGTACTTCCCACATTGAAAACATGAACAACGCCTGTCTGGATTCCAGACCGCTCCACAATTTTGGAAACCTTGCTGGTGATGTCATGTATGTCTTCGTGCCCGCTTGTACTGATTTGAATTTCTTCCTGAAAGGCCATGGTTTACATTATCCACAAACAGCAAGGAAAACTAGTAGGAAAAATAGAAAACTAGGAGTCACATTGACTAAGTTTATTCATGTTGCTCTGGCCCCAACTTGTTATTATGGCGCCGCTTCATGGTCGGCTTATCCCAAATTATCAGATTACTCGATTATACCCGCGAACACCGGCCGTTGCCCAGGGACAATACATTCTTGGATTCAAGGCTAT
This region of Syntrophales bacterium genomic DNA includes:
- a CDS encoding secondary thiamine-phosphate synthase enzyme YjbQ; translation: MAFQEEIQISTSGHEDIHDITSKVSKIVERSGIQTGVVHVFNVGSTGCIGTIELEPGLARDLPEILDKLMPPSRAYGHEQAWHDGNAHSHLQATLMGPSLTMPISKGRLVLGTWQQIFLLECDVKPRSRKIIVTVQGN